The following proteins come from a genomic window of Aspergillus oryzae RIB40 DNA, chromosome 4:
- a CDS encoding uncharacterized protein (predicted protein): MQYAESDCHGQPPYLTSAPFQGELYPVKKIGVTIWSHDQGWISYPQEHSSFNNSWTWFDLKITRPAGRDDISKDANLRLETNVHASEDTMCHEIIYRSDQDLRLVQNLEPGDRISIIPRALFPGWTNFVENACIDIYTTPVLI, encoded by the coding sequence ATGCAGTATGCGGAGAGTGACTGCCACGGGCAACCACCATATTTGACATCTGCGCCGTTTCAAGGCGAGCTGTACCCCGTGAAAAAGATTGGAGTCACAATCTGGAGCCATGACCAGGGGTGGATTAGTTATCCTCAGGAACATAGCTCCTTTAACAACTCTTGGACATGGTTTGATCTTAAGATCACTAGACCGGCGGGAAGAGATGACATCTCCAAGGATGCGAACTTGCGGCTGGAGACCAATGTGCACGCAAGCGAGGACACCATGTGCCATGAGATTATATACCGCAGTGATCAGGACCTGCGGTTGGTTCAAAATCTTGAACCTGGGGATAGGATCTCTATCATTCCTCGGGCGTTGTTTCCTGGCTGGACGAACTTTGTGGAAAACGCTTGCATTGATATTTATACTACGCCTGTTTTGATATAG
- a CDS encoding uncharacterized protein (heavy metal exporter HMT1, ABC superfamily), which produces MDILPNSRQLAVLRISYPIVILVAFFVAFIAHSILIARSTTKNGTTPLGPGGKPLPKRLRSTMNNLRNAQRNVSRRMKLAFAWLAVGVLLTYVADGVIHIMHVLVAKSEKWWCGQAVVIYVVGSFFSHAVILVALLEASPAPTIAHFIPWITALPFELVILAGTLSVYTTVHHEPVIGNPYGGGPRREGMTKWETMEIVSASIRLLLFSLMVGLYMIKFVHKSNPHETVEFGSASEVAGLLSGSNEGDDSAPEPWIRPTTTPETSWWEYVSSYSLFFPYLWPAKSRRLQIVVVICFLLLIVQRVVNVLVPYQVGVVTDTLSWDNGEIQIPWIQIAVYIFYRWLQGSTGILDSIRSNLWISVSQYSYMELSTAAFEHVHSLGLDFHMNKKMGEVLSALTKGNSINTFLEQVTFQVLPMIFDMAIAVGYFLIAFDAYYALVVAIVTFCYVYVTVRIAQWRAEMRRQMVNASRQEDAVKNDSLMSYETVKYFNAEDYEFDRYRNTVSNFQSAEWHSLYAQNLMNISQNTVFILGLLITCFIAAYQVSTGQRPVGQFVTLLTYMAQLQTPLTFFGTFFRYIQSAMINAERLLELFRQQPSVQDEPFAVPLENCNGSITFQDVSFSYNSKPALQNLSFHCKPATTTALVGESGGGKSTIFRLLFRFYNAGGRILVDGHDVQDITIASLRKHIGIVPQDTVLFNETLMYNLKYANQAATDEDVYNACKAACIHDKILAFPEGYETKVGDRGLRLSGGEKQRIAIAQTILKNPRIIMLDEATAALDSETEEHIQEALAALSRGRTMLIIAHRLSTIATADNILVLNEGQIVESGTHQELLAKNGKYTSMWNKQIKAQKAAD; this is translated from the exons ATGGACATCCTTCCAAACTCACGGCAGCTAGCCGTCCTCCGCATAAGCTATCCCATCGTCATTTTGGTCGCTTTCTTCGTTGCATTCATCGCGCATTCAATACTCATTGCTAGGTCCACCACGAAAAATGGCACCACGCCACTGGGACCTGGTGGGAAACCGCTGCCGAAGCGATTACGAAGTACGATGAACAATCTCCGAAACGCGCAACGGAATGTATCTCGGCGGATGAAGCTTGCTTTTGCCTGGTTGGCAGTTGGGGTCCTGTTAACGTATGTTGCCGACGGGGTGATTCATATAATGCATGTGTTGGTGGCCAAGTCAGAGAAGTGGTGGTGTGGACAGGCGGTTGTG ATCTACGTCGTGGGATCGTTTTTCTCCCATGCGGTTATCTTGGTGGCACTCCTCGAGGCCTCCCCTGCGCCGACCATTGCGCATTTTATACCATGGATCACAGCGCTTCCGTTCGAGTTGGTGATTCTGGCGGGGACCCTGTCTGTATATACAACCGTGCATCATGAGCCGGTGATTGGAAACCCGTACGGTGGAGGACCTCGACGGGAGGGAATGACCAAATGGGAGACGATGGAGATAGTCTCCGCGTCTATCCGtctccttttgttctctttgatgGTTGGTCTGTATATGATCAAGTTTGTCCACAAGTCTAACCCCCACGAAACTGTCGAGTTCGGAAGTGCAAGTGAAGTTGCTGGATTACTGAGTGGGTCGAATGAAGGAGATGACTCGGCGCCAGAACCGTGGATTCGGCCGACTACCACACCAGAGACAAGCTGGTGGGAGTACGTCAGCAGctattctctcttcttcccgtATCTATGGCCGGCCAAATCTCGTCGGTTGCAGATAGTGGTTGTCATCTGCTTTCTGTTACTTATCGTGCAGCGTGTTGTCAACGTCCTCGTCCCATACCAGGTGGGAGTCGTCACCGATACGCTCTCCTGGGATAATGGTGAGATACAGATCCCATGGATTCAGATTGCTGTGTATATCTTCTATCGCTGGCTACAAGGAAGTACCGGAATCCTGGACTCGATTCGATCCAATCTGTGGATATCCGTAAGCCAATACTCCTACATGGAGTTGTCCACCGCTGCATTTGAACACGTCCATAGTCTAGGATTGGACTTTCATATGAACAAGAAAATGGGCGAGGTTTTATCTGCTTTGACCAAGGGAAACTCGATCAATACATTCCTAGAACAGGTGACATTCCAAGTTTTGCCGATGATATTCGATATGGCCATTGCCGTGGGATATTTCCTTATCGCATTCGATGCATACTATGCACTCGTCGTGGCCATCGTGACATTCTGCTATGTCTACGTGACTGTCCGTATTGCTCAATGGCGAGCCGAAATGCGGCGGCAGATGGTGAATGCCTCCAGACAGGAAGATGCTGTGAA AAACGACTCGCTCATGTCCTACGAAACGGTCAAGTACTTCAACGCAGAAGACTACGAATTCGACCGATACAGAAACACCGTATCTAACTTTCAAAGCGCCGAATGGCATTCCCTCTACGCCCAGAACCTCATGAACATCTCGCAAAACACCGTCTTCATACTAGGTCTGCTTATCACTTGTTTCATCGCCGCATATCAAGTCTCCACCGGCCAGCGTCCCGTTGGCCAGTTCGTTACTCTCCTCACCTACATGGCGCAGCTGCAAACCCCTCTCACCTTCTTCGGTACATTTTTCCGATATATCCAGTCCGCCATGATCAATGCAGAACGTCTCCTTGAATTATTCCGGCAACAGCCCTCCGTGCAGGACGAGCCATTTGCGGTCCCGTTGGAGAATTGCAACGGCAGCATCACCTTCCAGGACGTCTCATTCTCATACAACTCCAAACCAGCCCTCCAGAACCTGTCATTCCACTGCAAGCccgcaacaacaacagccttAGTCGGTGAATCAGGTGGTGGTAAATCTACCATCTTCCGTCTACTCTTCCGCTTCTACAATGCCGGCGGGCGTATCCTCGTCGACGGCCACGATGTTCAAGATATCACTATCGCCTCACTGAGAAAGCATATCGGCATTGTCCCCCAAGATACCGTTCTCTTCAACGAAACACTTATGTACAACCTCAAATACGCCAACCAAGCGGCCACGGACGAAGATGTCTACAACGCCTGCAAGGCAGCCTGTATCCATGATAAAATCCTCGCCTTTCCCGAGGGCTACGAGACCAAAGTAGGCGACAGGGGTTTACGCCTAAGCGGGGGCGAGAAACAGCGCATCGCAATTGCGCAGACTATATTAAAGAATCCTCGGATCATCATGCTTGACGAGGCTACTGCCGCACTGGATTCCGAAACAGAGGAACATATCCAGGAGGCATTGGCTGCGTTGTCGCGTGGACGGACGATGTTGATCATCGCACATCGACTGAGTACGATTGCCACTGCTGATAATATCTTGGTCTTGAATGAGGGGCAGATTGTGGAGAGTGGGACGCATCAGGAACTGTTGGCAAAGAATGGGAAGTATACCTCTATGTGGAACAAGCAGATAAAGGCGCAGAAGGCTGCTGATTAA